In a genomic window of Chrysemys picta bellii isolate R12L10 chromosome 1, ASM1138683v2, whole genome shotgun sequence:
- the LOC103306677 gene encoding olfactory receptor 52M1-like: protein MSDSNTTDFTNPSTFILLGIPGLETAHVWISIPFCTMYAIAVLGNFTILFIVKMEPSLHGPMYYFLCMLAVSDLVMSMSIVPKMLSIFWFNSRDIDFSACLTQMYFIHCFLVMESGMFVAMALDRYVAICHPLRHSTILTNPVVAKIGLAVVLRSGLLALPLPFLVRQWPYCRTNIIPEPFCSHIAVVKLACADTRVNSYYGLFVIFCVMGLDVIFIAVSYIQILRAIFSLPTKDARLKTFGTCGSHLCAILGFYIPGLFSSLMYRFGQNVAIHFHVLIANICLLLPPMLNPIIYGVRTRQIRDRLLRLYTHKGT from the coding sequence atgtcagattccaacacaactgacttcaccaacccctccaccttcatcctgctgggcattcctggcctggagacggcccatgtctggatctccatccccttctgcaccatgtatgCCATAGCtgtcttggggaacttcaccatcctttTCATTGTGAAGATGGAGCCGAGTctccatgggcccatgtactatttcctctgcatgctggctgtcTCCGACCTGGTCATGTCTATGTCCATCgttcccaaaatgctgagcatcttctggttcaattccagggataTAGATTTCAGTGCCTGCTtaacccagatgtacttcattcactgcttctTAGTGATGGAGTCTGGGATGTTCGTGGCAATGGCTTTGGATCGGTACGTAGCCATCtgccatcccctgagacattccaccatcctcaCAAACCCTGTGGTGGCCAAGATTGGCCTGGCTGTGGTGCTGCGTAGTGGCTTGCTTGCATTGCCCTTGCCCTTCCTGGTAAGGcaatggccatattgcagaaccaacatcattccTGAGCCGTTTTGCTCACACATAgccgtggtgaagctggcctgtgccGATACACGCGTCAATAGTTACTATGGCCTTTTTGTGATATTCTGTGTGATGGGTCTGGATGTGATTTTTATTGCTGTGTCCTatatccagatcctcagggccatcttcagcctccccacaaaggacgcccggctcaagaCGTTTGGGACCTGTGGATCCCACCTCTGTGCCATCTTAGGCTTTTACATCCCAGGTCTCTTCTCCTCACTTATGTACCGGTTTGGGCAGAATGTGGCCATACATTTCCACGTTCTCATTGCCAACATATGCCTCTTGCTGCCCCCCATGctgaaccccatcatctatggggtgaggaccagacagatccgggacaggctgctccgGCTCTATACTCATAAAGGGACCTAa
- the LOC101953194 gene encoding olfactory receptor 52R1-like produces MQDSPLCLSVGHFLPYSMSDSNTTDFTNPSTFILLGIPGLEVAHVWISIPFCVMYAVAVLGNFTILFIVSIELSLHVPMYYFLCMLAVTDLILSMSILPKMLIIFWFNSREIDFSACLTQMYFIHCVAVMESGIFAAMAFDRYVAICDPLRHSTILTNPVVAKIGLAVMLRGCMLALPHPFLARQWPYCRTNIISHSYCEHMAVVKLACADIRISSYYSLSMALLVTGMDVSFITMSYTQILRTIFSLPTKDARLKTFGTCSSHLCAILAFYIPALFSFLTYRFGHNVPLHFHVLMANMYLLVPPMLNPIIYGVRTKQIRDRLLRLFTYKGTNIFSWCSGSQTELRAELAGDMVLGPFPESLTEQSKRH; encoded by the coding sequence ATGCAGGATTCACCGTTGTGCCTCAGCGTTGGACActttctcccctactccatgtcagattccaacacaaccgacttcaccaacccctccactttcatcctgctgggcattcctggcctggaggtggcccatgtctggatctccatccccttctgtgtCATGTATGCTGTAGCTGTCCTGGGAAACTTCACCATCCTCTTCATCGTGAGTATAGAGCTGAGCCTCCATGttcccatgtactatttcctctgcatgctggccgtcaCCGACCTGATCCTGTCTATGTCCATCCTGCCCAAAATGCTGatcatcttctggttcaattccagggagatagATTttagtgcctgcctcacccagatgtacttcattcactgtGTTGCagtgatggagtctgggatcttcgcggccatggcttttgatcgctatgtagccatctgtgatcccctgagacattccaccatcctgacaaaccccGTGGTGGCCAAGATCGGCCTGGCCGTGATGTTGCGTGGCTGCATGCTTGcactcccccatcccttcctggcaaggcagtggccatattgcagaacaaACATCATCTCCCACTCATACTGTGAGCACATGGCCGTGGTGAAACTGGCCTGCGCAGACATCCGTATCAGTAGTTACTACAGCCTCTCTATGGCATTGTTGGTAACTGGTATGGATGTGTCTTTTATCACCATGTCCTATACCCAGATCCTTAGGaccatcttcagcctccccacaaaggacgcccggctcaaaacttttgggacctgcagctcccacctctgtgccatcTTAGCATTTTACATCCcagctctcttctccttcctcacatACCGGTTTGGCCACAATGTGCCCCTGCATTTTCACGTTCTTATGGCCAACATGTacctcctggtgccccccatgctaaacccTATCATCTACGGGGTGAGaaccaaacagatccgggacaggctgctccgCCTCTTTACTTATAAAGGAACTAACattttctcctggtgctctggctctcagaccgagctccgtgcagagctggctggtgacatggtgctgggccCCTTCCCTGAATCACTGACTGAGCAGTCAAAGAGACATTAG